One window of the Salvia miltiorrhiza cultivar Shanhuang (shh) chromosome 6, IMPLAD_Smil_shh, whole genome shotgun sequence genome contains the following:
- the LOC130989250 gene encoding uncharacterized protein LOC130989250 isoform X2, translating to MATKKRARTSFDSAIVDVWRRELGQLSSRNFTNRLAASEDLVLRLDVLRKLDRHRGCVNTICFNEAGDILVSGSDDRKIILWDWESGRVKLSFHSGHANNVFQAKFMPYSEDQSIVTCAADGQVRHARIRESGVETKLLAEHDGRVHKLAIEPGSPHIFFTCGEDGSVQHIDLRTESATSLFTCKPLLPHKFFRTLHLNAITIDPRNPNLFAVGGSDSFARVYDIRKYKWDGSAEFGQPADYFCPSHLVDDLSVGITGLAYSNQSELLVSYNDEFIYLFTKDHGLGPNPSISSQVSDRSDAGGLTTDNLPGSSLSNVEANIKAAPQSYRGHRNCETVKGVNFFGPKCDYVVSGSDCGRIFIWNKKGGNLVRVMEGDKHVVNCVETHPHATVLASSGIEQDIKMWIPKAIDRAILPTNIQKDRVLSLIPQRFGFFSFGGFLDDNDDDDDFVCSDNDDDDDDDDDDDDDDDDDGDDDDEDDEDDDGDSDGDGDSGDDDDDDEGKDDSDDNNDDDGGGHCDNDDHIAENYDHGGNEVSNDWLEEEDNNEGGDSTTDFVIDRDLYEDCGSDPETYQNEIENISGSEGYGDTYENEIENISGSEGYGDAYSAASDDFLLDISDNYNCNDSGW from the exons ATGGCGACGAAGAAGAGAGCGAGAACAAGTTTCGATTCGGCGATTGTGGATGTATGGAGACGTGAACTCGGCCAACTTTCCTCTAGAAACTTCACAAACAGGCTTGCCGCCTCTGAG GATCTAGTGCTTCGTCTTGATGTCTTGCGAAAACTAGATAGACACCGTGGATGCGTGAACACCATTTGTTTCAATGAGGCCGGTGATATTCTTGTATCGGGTTCTGATGATAGAAAGATCATACTATGGGACTGGGAATCTGGTCGAGTCAAACTTTCTTTCCATTCAGGCCATGCTAACAATGTTTTCCAAGCAAAGTTCATGCCTTACTCAGAGGATCAGAGCATTGTTACATGTGCTGCTGATGGGCAG GTGAGACATGCTCGGATTCGTGAAAGCGGAGTGGAGACTAAACTGCTCGCAGAACATGATGGGCGAGTGCACAAATTGGCCATTGAACCTGGAAGCCCTCACATTTTTTTTACCTGTGGTGAGGATGGATCGGTTCAACAT ATTGACTTGAGAACTGAAAGTGCTACAAGCCTTTTTACCTGCAAGCCTCTTCTTCCCCATAAGTTTTTCCGTACTTTGCATCTAAATGCAATTACCATTGATCCAAGAAATCCAAATTTGTTTGCTGTTGGAGGATCGGATTCATTTGCTCGAGTTTATGATATTCGTAAATATAAGTGGGATGGATCAGCAGAATTTGGTCAGCCTGCTGACTATTTTTGCCCCAGTCATTTAGTTGATGATTTAAGTGTGGGAATAACAGGGTTGGCATACTCTAATCAGAGCGAGCTTCTTGTATCTTACAATGATGAGTTTATATACCTGTTTACAAAGGATCATGGATTAGGACCTAATCCATCAATTTCTTCTCAAGTGTCCGATCGCAGTGATGCTGGTGGTTTGACCACTGATAATCTTCCAGGTTCATCTCTTTCAAATGTTGAGGCTAATATAAAAGCTGCTCCACAATCGTACAGAGGGCATAGGAACTGTGAGACTGTGAAGGGTGTGAACTTTTTTGGCCCCAAATGTGATTATGTTGTGAGTGGATCAGATTGTGGTCGAATTTTCATTTGGAATAAAAAAGGTGGGAACCTTGTCCGAGTTATGGAAGGAGACAAGCACGTAGTAAATTGTGTTGAGACCCATCCTCATGCTACAGTGTTAGCCAGTAGCGGAATTGAGCAAGATATAAAAATGTGGATTCCAAAAGCCATTGATAGAGCCATTCTACCCACAAATATTCAGAAG GATAGGGTCTTGAGTTTGATACCTCAAAGATTTGGTTTCTTTTCCTTTGGTGGTTTCCTTGATGAcaatgacgatgatgatgacttCGTCTGTTCGgacaatgatgatgatgatgatgatgatgatgatgacgacgatgatgatgatgatgatggtgatgatgatgatgaggatgACGAAGATGATGATGGTGACAGTGACGGTGATGGTGACAGcggtgatgatgatgatgacgatgaAGGTAAGGATGACAGTGATGATAATAATGACGATGATGGTGGTGGCCATTGCGACAACGACGACCATATCGCCGAGAACTATGACCATGGCGGGAATGAGGTTTCGAATGATTGGTTGGAGGAGGAAGACAATAATGAGGGAGGTGATAGTACTACTGATTTTGTTATTGATAGAGACTTGTATGAAGACTGCGGATCTGATCCCGAGACCTATCAGAACGAAATCGAAAATATCAGCGGATCTGAGGGCTATGGTGACACCTATGAGAATGAAATCGAAAATATCAGCGGATCCGAGGGCTATGGTGATGCCTACAGTGCTGCTTCTGATGATTTTTTACTTGACATCTCTGACAATTATAATTGCAACGATTCTGGCTGGTGA
- the LOC130989251 gene encoding uncharacterized protein LOC130989251 produces the protein MHQQWEALPSLALAHIFSKLSITDRSRTIPFVCRSWARAARHPPCWVSMIAETHSPPPHSAADHAFVMHSRPDALIFVDPFDGRRSPDPRRGVASFQALIRRAGAAVAAVISVYFFPFLTAGGGPPNDDAILRVIAQCCPNLEHLSFHGSYNASQEAIFEVIHRCNKLELVDFSDSPYFEPVILQELSNCCPRIRGIRRNGGLEPLFSCQLSVGFPLLSMLNVSNSTLVDKDLLKIVDGCKKLCYLDVRGCQFLIFYMHIIKVASARIATIMYD, from the exons atGCATCAGCAATGGGAGGCTTTACCGAGCTTGGCTCTTGCACACATCTTTAGCAAACTCTCTATCACGGACCGATCGCGCACCATTCCTTTCGTCTGCAGATCATGGGCCCGCGCCGCCCGCCATCCGCCATGCTGGGTTTCCATGATCGCCGAAACTCACTCTCCGCCGCCGCATTCCGCCGCCGATCACGCTTTCGTGATGCACTCCCGCCCCGACGCCCTAATTTTTGTTGACCCTTTTGATGGCAGGAGAAGCCCAGATCCCCGCCGCGGCGTTGCCAGTTTCCAAGCCTTGATCCGACGAGCTGGCGCCGCCGTTGCCGCCGTCATTTCTGTCTACTTCTTCCCGTTCCTCACCGCCGGCGGCGGCCCTCCGAATGATGACGCGATTCTTCGCGTTATCGCCCAATG CTGCCCCAACTTGGAGCACCTTTCCTTCCACGGATCCTACAATGCTTCTCAAGAAGCAATATTTGAAGTCATCCATAGGTGCAACAAACTCGAGCTCGTGGATTTCTCGGACTCGCCCTATTTCGAGCCTGTGATCTTGCAAGAACTGAGCAACTGCTGCCCTAGAATCAGAGGGATTAGAAGAAATGGAGGGTTGGAGCCATTGTTCTCGTGTCAACTTAGTGTTGGATTCCCTCTCTTGAGCATGCTAAATGTGTCGAATTCGACACTGGTTGATAAAGATCTGCTCAAAATCGTTGATGGCTGCAAGAAGCTGTGCTATCTGGATGTTAGAGGGTGCCAATTCTTGATTTTTTACATGCACATCATAAAGGTGGCTTCTGCAAGAATAGCTACCATTATGTATGATTGA
- the LOC130989250 gene encoding uncharacterized protein LOC130989250 isoform X1: MATKKRARTSFDSAIVDVWRRELGQLSSRNFTNRLAASEDLVLRLDVLRKLDRHRGCVNTICFNEAGDILVSGSDDRKIILWDWESGRVKLSFHSGHANNVFQAKFMPYSEDQSIVTCAADGQVICFFYLSLAHPNPMMRTTTATYFINFLKILLKQVSFYIQVRHARIRESGVETKLLAEHDGRVHKLAIEPGSPHIFFTCGEDGSVQHIDLRTESATSLFTCKPLLPHKFFRTLHLNAITIDPRNPNLFAVGGSDSFARVYDIRKYKWDGSAEFGQPADYFCPSHLVDDLSVGITGLAYSNQSELLVSYNDEFIYLFTKDHGLGPNPSISSQVSDRSDAGGLTTDNLPGSSLSNVEANIKAAPQSYRGHRNCETVKGVNFFGPKCDYVVSGSDCGRIFIWNKKGGNLVRVMEGDKHVVNCVETHPHATVLASSGIEQDIKMWIPKAIDRAILPTNIQKDRVLSLIPQRFGFFSFGGFLDDNDDDDDFVCSDNDDDDDDDDDDDDDDDDDGDDDDEDDEDDDGDSDGDGDSGDDDDDDEGKDDSDDNNDDDGGGHCDNDDHIAENYDHGGNEVSNDWLEEEDNNEGGDSTTDFVIDRDLYEDCGSDPETYQNEIENISGSEGYGDTYENEIENISGSEGYGDAYSAASDDFLLDISDNYNCNDSGW, translated from the exons ATGGCGACGAAGAAGAGAGCGAGAACAAGTTTCGATTCGGCGATTGTGGATGTATGGAGACGTGAACTCGGCCAACTTTCCTCTAGAAACTTCACAAACAGGCTTGCCGCCTCTGAG GATCTAGTGCTTCGTCTTGATGTCTTGCGAAAACTAGATAGACACCGTGGATGCGTGAACACCATTTGTTTCAATGAGGCCGGTGATATTCTTGTATCGGGTTCTGATGATAGAAAGATCATACTATGGGACTGGGAATCTGGTCGAGTCAAACTTTCTTTCCATTCAGGCCATGCTAACAATGTTTTCCAAGCAAAGTTCATGCCTTACTCAGAGGATCAGAGCATTGTTACATGTGCTGCTGATGGGCAGGTGATTTGTTTTTTCTATCTGTCTCTTGCCCACCCCAACCCCATGATGAGGACAACAACCGCAACATacttcattaattttttaaagatCCTTCTCAAACAAGTGAGTTTTTACATTCAGGTGAGACATGCTCGGATTCGTGAAAGCGGAGTGGAGACTAAACTGCTCGCAGAACATGATGGGCGAGTGCACAAATTGGCCATTGAACCTGGAAGCCCTCACATTTTTTTTACCTGTGGTGAGGATGGATCGGTTCAACAT ATTGACTTGAGAACTGAAAGTGCTACAAGCCTTTTTACCTGCAAGCCTCTTCTTCCCCATAAGTTTTTCCGTACTTTGCATCTAAATGCAATTACCATTGATCCAAGAAATCCAAATTTGTTTGCTGTTGGAGGATCGGATTCATTTGCTCGAGTTTATGATATTCGTAAATATAAGTGGGATGGATCAGCAGAATTTGGTCAGCCTGCTGACTATTTTTGCCCCAGTCATTTAGTTGATGATTTAAGTGTGGGAATAACAGGGTTGGCATACTCTAATCAGAGCGAGCTTCTTGTATCTTACAATGATGAGTTTATATACCTGTTTACAAAGGATCATGGATTAGGACCTAATCCATCAATTTCTTCTCAAGTGTCCGATCGCAGTGATGCTGGTGGTTTGACCACTGATAATCTTCCAGGTTCATCTCTTTCAAATGTTGAGGCTAATATAAAAGCTGCTCCACAATCGTACAGAGGGCATAGGAACTGTGAGACTGTGAAGGGTGTGAACTTTTTTGGCCCCAAATGTGATTATGTTGTGAGTGGATCAGATTGTGGTCGAATTTTCATTTGGAATAAAAAAGGTGGGAACCTTGTCCGAGTTATGGAAGGAGACAAGCACGTAGTAAATTGTGTTGAGACCCATCCTCATGCTACAGTGTTAGCCAGTAGCGGAATTGAGCAAGATATAAAAATGTGGATTCCAAAAGCCATTGATAGAGCCATTCTACCCACAAATATTCAGAAG GATAGGGTCTTGAGTTTGATACCTCAAAGATTTGGTTTCTTTTCCTTTGGTGGTTTCCTTGATGAcaatgacgatgatgatgacttCGTCTGTTCGgacaatgatgatgatgatgatgatgatgatgatgacgacgatgatgatgatgatgatggtgatgatgatgatgaggatgACGAAGATGATGATGGTGACAGTGACGGTGATGGTGACAGcggtgatgatgatgatgacgatgaAGGTAAGGATGACAGTGATGATAATAATGACGATGATGGTGGTGGCCATTGCGACAACGACGACCATATCGCCGAGAACTATGACCATGGCGGGAATGAGGTTTCGAATGATTGGTTGGAGGAGGAAGACAATAATGAGGGAGGTGATAGTACTACTGATTTTGTTATTGATAGAGACTTGTATGAAGACTGCGGATCTGATCCCGAGACCTATCAGAACGAAATCGAAAATATCAGCGGATCTGAGGGCTATGGTGACACCTATGAGAATGAAATCGAAAATATCAGCGGATCCGAGGGCTATGGTGATGCCTACAGTGCTGCTTCTGATGATTTTTTACTTGACATCTCTGACAATTATAATTGCAACGATTCTGGCTGGTGA
- the LOC130989250 gene encoding uncharacterized protein LOC130989250 isoform X4, with the protein MATKKRARTSFDSAIVDVWRRELGQLSSRNFTNRLAASEDLVLRLDVLRKLDRHRGCVNTICFNEAGDILVSGSDDRKIILWDWESGRVKLSFHSGHANNVFQAKFMPYSEDQSIVTCAADGQVRHARIRESGVETKLLAEHDGRVHKLAIEPGSPHIFFTCGEDGSVQHIDLRTESATSLFTCKPLLPHKFFRTLHLNAITIDPRNPNLFAVGGSDSFARVYDIRKYKWDGSAEFGQPADYFCPSHLVDDLSVGITGLAYSNQSELLVSYNDEFIYLFTKDHGLGPNPSISSQVSDRSDAGGLTTDNLPGSSLSNVEANIKAAPQSYRGHRNCETVKGVNFFGPKCDYVVSGSDCGRIFIWNKKGGNLVRVMEGDKHVVNCVETHPHATVLASSGIEQDIKMWIPKAIDRAILPTNIQKTMPGSRGWMHRMVSPEDLMLQLLSLPRQRTASESRGDHSGDLLQLLLTFDANSDDDAETVPV; encoded by the exons ATGGCGACGAAGAAGAGAGCGAGAACAAGTTTCGATTCGGCGATTGTGGATGTATGGAGACGTGAACTCGGCCAACTTTCCTCTAGAAACTTCACAAACAGGCTTGCCGCCTCTGAG GATCTAGTGCTTCGTCTTGATGTCTTGCGAAAACTAGATAGACACCGTGGATGCGTGAACACCATTTGTTTCAATGAGGCCGGTGATATTCTTGTATCGGGTTCTGATGATAGAAAGATCATACTATGGGACTGGGAATCTGGTCGAGTCAAACTTTCTTTCCATTCAGGCCATGCTAACAATGTTTTCCAAGCAAAGTTCATGCCTTACTCAGAGGATCAGAGCATTGTTACATGTGCTGCTGATGGGCAG GTGAGACATGCTCGGATTCGTGAAAGCGGAGTGGAGACTAAACTGCTCGCAGAACATGATGGGCGAGTGCACAAATTGGCCATTGAACCTGGAAGCCCTCACATTTTTTTTACCTGTGGTGAGGATGGATCGGTTCAACAT ATTGACTTGAGAACTGAAAGTGCTACAAGCCTTTTTACCTGCAAGCCTCTTCTTCCCCATAAGTTTTTCCGTACTTTGCATCTAAATGCAATTACCATTGATCCAAGAAATCCAAATTTGTTTGCTGTTGGAGGATCGGATTCATTTGCTCGAGTTTATGATATTCGTAAATATAAGTGGGATGGATCAGCAGAATTTGGTCAGCCTGCTGACTATTTTTGCCCCAGTCATTTAGTTGATGATTTAAGTGTGGGAATAACAGGGTTGGCATACTCTAATCAGAGCGAGCTTCTTGTATCTTACAATGATGAGTTTATATACCTGTTTACAAAGGATCATGGATTAGGACCTAATCCATCAATTTCTTCTCAAGTGTCCGATCGCAGTGATGCTGGTGGTTTGACCACTGATAATCTTCCAGGTTCATCTCTTTCAAATGTTGAGGCTAATATAAAAGCTGCTCCACAATCGTACAGAGGGCATAGGAACTGTGAGACTGTGAAGGGTGTGAACTTTTTTGGCCCCAAATGTGATTATGTTGTGAGTGGATCAGATTGTGGTCGAATTTTCATTTGGAATAAAAAAGGTGGGAACCTTGTCCGAGTTATGGAAGGAGACAAGCACGTAGTAAATTGTGTTGAGACCCATCCTCATGCTACAGTGTTAGCCAGTAGCGGAATTGAGCAAGATATAAAAATGTGGATTCCAAAAGCCATTGATAGAGCCATTCTACCCACAAATATTCAGAAG ACGATGCCCGGATCGAGGGGTTGGATGCACCGTATGGTCTCTCCGGAGGATCTAATGTTGCAGCTTCTTTCTCTCCCGAGGCAGAGGACGGCCTCCGAGAGCCGTGGAGATCATTCCGGCGATCTGCTGCAGCTTCTTCTGACATTCGATGCCAACAGCGATGACGATGCTGAGACTGTCCCAGTTTAG
- the LOC130989250 gene encoding uncharacterized protein LOC130989250 isoform X3 — protein MVIIYEDLVLRLDVLRKLDRHRGCVNTICFNEAGDILVSGSDDRKIILWDWESGRVKLSFHSGHANNVFQAKFMPYSEDQSIVTCAADGQVRHARIRESGVETKLLAEHDGRVHKLAIEPGSPHIFFTCGEDGSVQHIDLRTESATSLFTCKPLLPHKFFRTLHLNAITIDPRNPNLFAVGGSDSFARVYDIRKYKWDGSAEFGQPADYFCPSHLVDDLSVGITGLAYSNQSELLVSYNDEFIYLFTKDHGLGPNPSISSQVSDRSDAGGLTTDNLPGSSLSNVEANIKAAPQSYRGHRNCETVKGVNFFGPKCDYVVSGSDCGRIFIWNKKGGNLVRVMEGDKHVVNCVETHPHATVLASSGIEQDIKMWIPKAIDRAILPTNIQKDRVLSLIPQRFGFFSFGGFLDDNDDDDDFVCSDNDDDDDDDDDDDDDDDDDGDDDDEDDEDDDGDSDGDGDSGDDDDDDEGKDDSDDNNDDDGGGHCDNDDHIAENYDHGGNEVSNDWLEEEDNNEGGDSTTDFVIDRDLYEDCGSDPETYQNEIENISGSEGYGDTYENEIENISGSEGYGDAYSAASDDFLLDISDNYNCNDSGW, from the exons ATGGTGATTATTTATGAG GATCTAGTGCTTCGTCTTGATGTCTTGCGAAAACTAGATAGACACCGTGGATGCGTGAACACCATTTGTTTCAATGAGGCCGGTGATATTCTTGTATCGGGTTCTGATGATAGAAAGATCATACTATGGGACTGGGAATCTGGTCGAGTCAAACTTTCTTTCCATTCAGGCCATGCTAACAATGTTTTCCAAGCAAAGTTCATGCCTTACTCAGAGGATCAGAGCATTGTTACATGTGCTGCTGATGGGCAG GTGAGACATGCTCGGATTCGTGAAAGCGGAGTGGAGACTAAACTGCTCGCAGAACATGATGGGCGAGTGCACAAATTGGCCATTGAACCTGGAAGCCCTCACATTTTTTTTACCTGTGGTGAGGATGGATCGGTTCAACAT ATTGACTTGAGAACTGAAAGTGCTACAAGCCTTTTTACCTGCAAGCCTCTTCTTCCCCATAAGTTTTTCCGTACTTTGCATCTAAATGCAATTACCATTGATCCAAGAAATCCAAATTTGTTTGCTGTTGGAGGATCGGATTCATTTGCTCGAGTTTATGATATTCGTAAATATAAGTGGGATGGATCAGCAGAATTTGGTCAGCCTGCTGACTATTTTTGCCCCAGTCATTTAGTTGATGATTTAAGTGTGGGAATAACAGGGTTGGCATACTCTAATCAGAGCGAGCTTCTTGTATCTTACAATGATGAGTTTATATACCTGTTTACAAAGGATCATGGATTAGGACCTAATCCATCAATTTCTTCTCAAGTGTCCGATCGCAGTGATGCTGGTGGTTTGACCACTGATAATCTTCCAGGTTCATCTCTTTCAAATGTTGAGGCTAATATAAAAGCTGCTCCACAATCGTACAGAGGGCATAGGAACTGTGAGACTGTGAAGGGTGTGAACTTTTTTGGCCCCAAATGTGATTATGTTGTGAGTGGATCAGATTGTGGTCGAATTTTCATTTGGAATAAAAAAGGTGGGAACCTTGTCCGAGTTATGGAAGGAGACAAGCACGTAGTAAATTGTGTTGAGACCCATCCTCATGCTACAGTGTTAGCCAGTAGCGGAATTGAGCAAGATATAAAAATGTGGATTCCAAAAGCCATTGATAGAGCCATTCTACCCACAAATATTCAGAAG GATAGGGTCTTGAGTTTGATACCTCAAAGATTTGGTTTCTTTTCCTTTGGTGGTTTCCTTGATGAcaatgacgatgatgatgacttCGTCTGTTCGgacaatgatgatgatgatgatgatgatgatgatgacgacgatgatgatgatgatgatggtgatgatgatgatgaggatgACGAAGATGATGATGGTGACAGTGACGGTGATGGTGACAGcggtgatgatgatgatgacgatgaAGGTAAGGATGACAGTGATGATAATAATGACGATGATGGTGGTGGCCATTGCGACAACGACGACCATATCGCCGAGAACTATGACCATGGCGGGAATGAGGTTTCGAATGATTGGTTGGAGGAGGAAGACAATAATGAGGGAGGTGATAGTACTACTGATTTTGTTATTGATAGAGACTTGTATGAAGACTGCGGATCTGATCCCGAGACCTATCAGAACGAAATCGAAAATATCAGCGGATCTGAGGGCTATGGTGACACCTATGAGAATGAAATCGAAAATATCAGCGGATCCGAGGGCTATGGTGATGCCTACAGTGCTGCTTCTGATGATTTTTTACTTGACATCTCTGACAATTATAATTGCAACGATTCTGGCTGGTGA